In Risungbinella massiliensis, a single window of DNA contains:
- a CDS encoding aminopeptidase translates to MNVFQSKLEKYAETVLKVGVNLQPGQDFLIDAPLETVEFTRVLVKKAYEAGAKYVHVEWQDDKITRSRFEQARDNSFDYYPSWLAGMWERFVENDGAVLSIMAPNPDLTEGISTTLISRATKAMAMKRDSYLQAIRNNKISWCIISAPTKAWSDKVFSDLPENERMVAMWEAILQFNRIEEVSPTIAWADHIHQLKNRIEFLNQKQYRKLYYTAPGTDLTVELPVGHVWLGGNDKNEKGVQFVGNMPTEEVFTMPKRTGVNGTVRSTMPLNISGQLINQFSFTFENGKIVAHEAAEGMEHLSALLNTDEGSRYLGEIALVPHDSPISKLNRVFYNTLIDENASCHLAIGGCYPTNLVNGSKLSDEELISCGGNKSLIHIDFMIGSADLDVDGELHDGTREAILRKGNWVF, encoded by the coding sequence ATGAATGTATTTCAAAGTAAACTTGAAAAATATGCAGAAACCGTTCTGAAAGTAGGAGTGAACCTGCAACCGGGTCAAGATTTCCTCATCGATGCCCCTTTGGAAACAGTTGAATTTACACGTGTTTTGGTGAAAAAAGCATATGAGGCAGGTGCTAAATATGTTCATGTTGAGTGGCAAGATGACAAAATAACTCGCAGTCGATTTGAACAAGCACGAGATAACTCGTTTGATTATTATCCATCCTGGTTAGCGGGTATGTGGGAACGATTTGTTGAAAACGACGGAGCAGTACTCAGTATCATGGCACCCAATCCAGATCTAACGGAAGGTATTTCAACCACATTGATATCGAGAGCTACTAAGGCAATGGCAATGAAAAGAGACTCGTACCTTCAAGCGATCCGGAATAATAAAATCAGCTGGTGCATTATTAGCGCTCCTACGAAAGCTTGGTCGGATAAGGTATTTTCCGATCTACCTGAAAACGAACGGATGGTGGCAATGTGGGAAGCTATTTTACAATTTAATCGAATCGAGGAAGTAAGTCCAACCATAGCATGGGCAGACCATATCCATCAATTAAAAAACAGAATAGAATTTTTGAATCAAAAGCAATATAGGAAGCTCTATTATACGGCTCCTGGAACGGATCTAACCGTCGAATTACCAGTGGGACACGTTTGGCTAGGTGGAAATGACAAGAATGAAAAAGGCGTTCAATTTGTGGGAAACATGCCAACAGAAGAAGTATTCACGATGCCTAAGCGAACGGGAGTCAACGGTACAGTAAGAAGTACGATGCCGTTAAATATTAGTGGTCAATTGATCAATCAGTTTTCATTCACTTTTGAGAATGGAAAAATTGTGGCTCATGAAGCGGCAGAAGGAATGGAACATCTTTCTGCTTTATTAAACACAGATGAAGGTAGTAGATATCTAGGTGAGATCGCATTAGTACCGCATGACTCGCCGATCTCGAAACTGAATCGTGTTTTCTATAACACGCTTATTGATGAGAATGCTTCCTGTCACCTTGCGATTGGTGGATGTTACCCAACTAATTTGGTAAACGGCAGCAAGTTATCTGACGAAGAGCTGATATCCTGTGGAGGGAACAAAAGCTTGATCCATATAGATTTTATGATTGGATCTGCTGATTTAGATGTGGATGGGGAGTTACATGATGGAACTAGAGAAGCAATATTACGGAAAGGCAACTGGGTTTTTTAG
- a CDS encoding dienelactone hydrolase family protein, with amino-acid sequence MIQQLHQYTDTAVLVLHEIYGLNEHMEAVCNMFFEQGMDVYCPNFLSQESPFPIEQEKEAYGSFMQNVGFQHSTTIVLDHIQQIRSSYQHLYIVGFSVGATTAWIASSKTPMIDGMICFYGSRIRDYIGLDPVCPCLLFFPEQEASFQVSVLVDQLKKKDSVEVITLNAEHGFTNPNSSHYHAELTGHCNQKSIEFLNSISQKI; translated from the coding sequence ATGATTCAACAATTACATCAATATACAGATACAGCGGTATTAGTATTACATGAAATATACGGGTTAAATGAACATATGGAAGCGGTTTGCAACATGTTCTTTGAGCAAGGAATGGATGTGTACTGTCCGAATTTCCTCTCTCAAGAGTCACCTTTTCCAATAGAACAAGAAAAAGAAGCATATGGATCCTTTATGCAAAATGTCGGTTTTCAACATTCGACAACCATTGTTCTAGATCATATACAACAAATCCGTAGTTCTTATCAACATCTTTATATTGTAGGATTTAGTGTAGGTGCTACGACAGCATGGATTGCAAGTTCCAAAACACCAATGATTGATGGAATGATTTGTTTTTATGGGTCTCGTATACGTGATTACATAGGTCTAGATCCAGTATGTCCTTGTTTATTGTTTTTTCCAGAACAAGAGGCTTCATTCCAAGTCTCCGTTTTAGTTGACCAATTAAAGAAGAAAGATAGCGTAGAGGTAATCACATTGAATGCAGAACATGGTTTCACGAATCCAAATAGCTCCCATTATCATGCTGAACTAACAGGTCATTGTAATCAAAAGAGCATAGAGTTCCTAAATTCTATCTCCCAAAAAATCTAA
- a CDS encoding PTS lactose/cellobiose transporter subunit IIA, with amino-acid sequence MNREELAMVAFEIVAFAGDARSKLLSALNEAEKGDYDQVEELVKEAEEALLKAHRAQTDLLHAEAQGQENEIGLLMIHAQDHLMNAMLLKDMMKHMITLYKRTK; translated from the coding sequence ATGAATAGAGAAGAACTTGCCATGGTTGCATTTGAAATTGTTGCATTTGCAGGCGATGCACGTTCCAAGTTACTTTCTGCATTAAACGAAGCAGAAAAAGGCGATTACGATCAAGTAGAAGAGTTAGTGAAAGAAGCAGAAGAGGCTTTACTAAAAGCTCACCGTGCTCAAACGGATCTACTGCATGCAGAAGCCCAAGGGCAAGAGAATGAGATTGGTCTGTTGATGATCCACGCACAAGATCACCTCATGAACGCAATGCTCCTCAAAGATATGATGAAACACATGATAACCCTTTATAAGCGTACGAAGTAG
- a CDS encoding DeoR/GlpR family DNA-binding transcription regulator: MLKEERHRIILELLKQERYLKIAELADRLGVTKMTVRRDLSSLEEEGVLHRVHGGAQRVGEEEIEELSHQEKLTLHMEEKSKIAKRAASLVEENDTVFIGPGTTNELIYSYIRLRRATVVTNSLTVFQRFQGDERFELILMGGRYRERTGSFIGTFANESLRKIKVNKAFIGTNGVYHGMVTTANEEEGLAQQIILDNALAKYILCDESKIGKQALYAFYSLHHVNALISDARPDTITGAQITKYTELLTV; encoded by the coding sequence ATGTTAAAGGAAGAACGCCATCGCATCATACTGGAGCTATTAAAACAAGAAAGATACCTGAAAATTGCCGAACTAGCCGATCGATTGGGTGTAACAAAGATGACGGTTCGCCGGGATCTTTCTTCATTGGAAGAAGAAGGGGTGTTACATCGCGTACATGGTGGGGCACAGCGAGTCGGAGAAGAAGAAATAGAAGAACTTTCCCACCAAGAAAAATTAACGCTTCATATGGAAGAGAAAAGTAAGATTGCTAAGCGAGCTGCCTCTTTAGTCGAAGAAAATGATACCGTTTTCATTGGTCCAGGTACGACCAATGAATTAATTTATTCCTACATTCGGCTGAGACGTGCAACAGTAGTGACCAATTCTCTTACCGTTTTCCAGCGTTTTCAAGGCGACGAGAGATTTGAGTTGATTCTGATGGGCGGCAGGTATCGCGAGAGAACTGGATCCTTTATCGGGACTTTTGCCAATGAATCTTTGCGAAAGATCAAAGTGAACAAGGCATTTATCGGAACCAATGGAGTCTATCATGGAATGGTAACGACGGCGAACGAGGAAGAAGGTCTGGCACAGCAAATTATCTTGGATAATGCACTAGCTAAGTATATTTTGTGTGATGAAAGTAAGATCGGGAAACAAGCTCTTTACGCTTTTTACTCTCTCCATCATGTGAATGCACTTATCTCGGATGCCAGACCTGATACGATTACGGGAGCGCAGATTACGAAATACACTGAACTGCTAACGGTTTAA
- a CDS encoding 1-phosphofructokinase family hexose kinase → MILTVTLNPAVDVSYRIPDFQLDQVNRCQEIQKTAGGKGLNVTRVIHCVNGKALATGLLGGANGNLIRQQLDQSEITHDFVGIQGETRNCIAILHDDKQTEILESGPIITIDELETFLGKYEELLAQVEVVVASGSLPKGLPTDFYGQLIEMAHRYQKRFLLDTSGASFEFALATKPFLIKPNIDELSAWVGRMIRSEEEIIHALNQIASYDIPYIVVSLGKDGAIAMVEGDIYRVTVPSIETINPVGSGDSTMAGFAIALEKNLPPVEVLAYGSSLGTLNALELQTGYVQKEKVPEMLARVTVEKR, encoded by the coding sequence ATGATCTTGACTGTTACACTAAATCCTGCGGTTGATGTGAGTTACCGCATTCCTGATTTCCAACTAGACCAAGTAAATCGTTGTCAGGAAATCCAAAAAACAGCTGGTGGCAAGGGGCTCAATGTCACGAGAGTAATCCACTGCGTGAATGGAAAAGCTCTTGCAACTGGATTACTTGGAGGGGCCAACGGGAATCTAATTCGCCAGCAGTTAGATCAATCTGAGATTACTCATGATTTTGTAGGAATTCAGGGAGAGACTCGAAACTGCATTGCAATTCTCCACGATGACAAGCAAACGGAGATTTTGGAAAGTGGTCCGATCATTACTATTGATGAACTTGAAACATTTCTAGGAAAATATGAAGAGCTACTTGCACAAGTAGAGGTAGTAGTAGCATCTGGTAGTTTACCTAAAGGACTTCCAACCGATTTTTATGGACAACTAATCGAGATGGCGCATCGATATCAGAAGCGTTTCTTGTTAGATACTAGTGGAGCTTCCTTTGAATTCGCACTCGCTACAAAACCATTTCTAATAAAGCCGAACATAGATGAGCTATCAGCATGGGTGGGCCGCATGATTCGATCAGAAGAAGAGATTATACACGCACTGAATCAGATTGCTTCATATGATATTCCCTATATAGTGGTTTCACTAGGAAAAGATGGAGCTATCGCTATGGTAGAAGGGGACATCTACCGAGTGACAGTACCTAGCATAGAAACGATCAACCCAGTTGGATCAGGAGATTCTACTATGGCAGGATTTGCAATAGCTTTAGAAAAAAATCTACCACCTGTGGAGGTTTTAGCATATGGATCTTCATTAGGTACGCTCAATGCATTAGAGTTACAGACAGGATACGTACAAAAAGAAAAGGTACCAGAAATGTTAGCAAGAGTAACGGTAGAAAAACGATAA
- a CDS encoding tagatose bisphosphate family class II aldolase — protein sequence MLVTEPKIVNTKEMLLKAYQEGYAVPAFNIHNLETVQVVVETAAELRSPVILAATPGTFSYSGRDYVQAMVEVAAKRHDIPIALHLDHHETIEAIKESLDLGAKSVMIDASHHNFEENIAIVKEVVELAHQYGATVEAELGRLGGQEDDLVVDEKDSFFTDPASAKEFVERTGIDSLAVAIGTAHGLYKSEPKLDFDRLKEIREQLEGFPLVLHGASGIPAEDVRRSISLGCTKVNIATELKIPFSEALRNFLVENPEANDPRKYMAPAKAAMKAVVAEKIRMCMSDGKA from the coding sequence ATGTTAGTGACAGAACCAAAGATAGTAAACACGAAAGAAATGTTACTTAAAGCGTATCAAGAAGGTTATGCGGTACCAGCTTTTAATATTCACAACTTAGAGACTGTGCAAGTGGTAGTGGAAACGGCAGCAGAACTTCGCTCGCCTGTGATCTTAGCTGCTACTCCCGGAACCTTCTCTTATAGTGGACGTGATTATGTGCAAGCTATGGTGGAAGTAGCAGCCAAACGCCACGACATCCCTATTGCACTACATCTAGATCACCATGAAACGATAGAAGCAATCAAAGAATCTCTTGATCTTGGGGCAAAATCGGTTATGATCGATGCCTCTCATCATAACTTTGAAGAGAACATCGCAATCGTAAAGGAAGTCGTAGAACTTGCTCATCAGTACGGGGCAACTGTAGAAGCAGAACTAGGACGACTTGGGGGTCAAGAAGATGATCTCGTCGTAGATGAGAAAGATTCCTTCTTTACTGATCCAGCATCCGCAAAAGAATTTGTAGAGCGTACTGGGATTGATTCACTTGCAGTCGCGATTGGTACTGCACATGGACTCTACAAATCGGAGCCAAAATTAGATTTTGATCGTTTGAAAGAGATTCGGGAGCAACTGGAGGGCTTTCCATTGGTACTTCATGGAGCGTCTGGAATTCCAGCGGAGGATGTACGTCGGTCCATTTCACTTGGATGTACCAAAGTAAATATTGCCACGGAATTGAAGATTCCCTTTTCAGAAGCACTCCGAAATTTCTTGGTAGAGAATCCAGAAGCGAACGATCCACGAAAATACATGGCACCTGCTAAGGCAGCGATGAAAGCAGTCGTAGCAGAGAAGATCCGTATGTGCATGAGTGATGGGAAAGCTTGA
- a CDS encoding GNAT family N-acetyltransferase, producing the protein MIVYQATQADLKGVAPLFDQYRVFYEQPSDLPGAQQFLLERLIRQDSVLFVAVAEGEYLGFTQLYPSFSSVSMQHTWILNDLFVSSGSRGQGIATKLMEKAKEYAIATGAKSLSLQTAQSNLSAQRLYESQGYVKDEEFYSYELLLGEK; encoded by the coding sequence ATGATAGTTTACCAAGCAACACAAGCTGATCTGAAAGGGGTAGCACCTTTGTTTGATCAGTATCGAGTATTCTATGAACAGCCAAGCGATCTTCCTGGTGCACAACAATTTCTTTTAGAGCGTTTGATCAGACAAGATTCTGTCTTATTTGTGGCAGTAGCAGAGGGGGAATATCTTGGATTTACCCAACTTTATCCAAGTTTTTCTTCGGTTTCGATGCAACACACATGGATTCTCAATGATTTGTTTGTATCATCAGGATCAAGAGGTCAGGGCATCGCTACAAAACTGATGGAAAAAGCAAAAGAATATGCTATTGCTACAGGTGCGAAATCTCTTAGTTTACAAACAGCCCAATCCAATCTGTCTGCACAACGATTATATGAAAGTCAAGGTTATGTGAAAGATGAAGAATTTTATAGTTATGAACTGTTATTAGGGGAAAAATAA
- a CDS encoding Yip1 family protein: MESTTFRPWKTIWLQPKKTIHQALQRRTAWWFVLPLIANVFYTLDRASMKNMGDIRSIGEVIGYSIGVGLISGFLLVFLIPAVIFAGAKLLKGKGSYWNTVQAYSWATLSKVLLGLIWIPYLVLFGSEMFTTDMPTMESSTILRIVFFLLAVIEVILSIWTVAILCHAIAEVHHFSAWKGFFSCLMVVIIVLVLMLGLILLGT, translated from the coding sequence TTGGAATCTACCACTTTTCGACCATGGAAAACGATTTGGCTACAACCTAAGAAAACCATTCATCAAGCATTGCAGCGTCGGACGGCCTGGTGGTTTGTTTTACCATTAATTGCGAACGTCTTTTATACGTTAGACCGTGCTTCTATGAAAAACATGGGCGATATCAGATCAATAGGAGAAGTTATAGGATATTCCATCGGAGTTGGACTGATAAGTGGATTTCTCCTGGTTTTTCTTATTCCTGCTGTTATATTTGCCGGTGCTAAGTTGTTAAAAGGAAAAGGTTCTTATTGGAATACAGTACAAGCATATTCCTGGGCAACACTCTCCAAAGTTTTATTAGGATTAATCTGGATCCCTTATCTTGTCCTATTTGGCAGCGAAATGTTCACTACCGATATGCCAACTATGGAAAGTAGTACAATCCTGAGAATAGTATTCTTCCTTCTAGCAGTGATAGAAGTGATCTTGTCCATTTGGACTGTTGCGATCCTTTGTCATGCGATTGCAGAAGTACATCATTTTTCTGCTTGGAAAGGATTTTTCTCTTGTTTGATGGTGGTCATCATCGTTCTAGTTCTGATGTTAGGGCTTATTTTATTAGGTACATAG
- the lacB gene encoding galactose-6-phosphate isomerase subunit LacB gives MRISIGCDHIVTELKDYLVGYLQGKGHEVIDNGTYDNKRTHYPIFGKKTAEKVVQGEADLGIVLCGTGVGISNSANKVKGIRAALVRDVETARYAKEELNANVISFGGRITGIGLIESIVDVFLETQYKPTAERDALIAKIDAIQIDETQIGDENLFDEYLEKWDNGGYPDE, from the coding sequence ATGAGAATTTCGATTGGGTGTGACCACATTGTAACAGAGCTGAAAGATTACTTGGTGGGATATCTTCAAGGAAAAGGACATGAAGTAATCGATAATGGAACGTATGACAATAAACGAACGCACTATCCGATCTTTGGGAAAAAAACAGCAGAAAAAGTGGTGCAAGGGGAAGCAGACCTCGGGATTGTGCTTTGTGGCACGGGAGTCGGCATCTCTAATAGTGCTAATAAAGTAAAAGGAATTCGGGCCGCACTAGTTCGAGATGTAGAGACAGCACGCTATGCAAAAGAAGAACTCAATGCCAACGTTATCTCATTTGGAGGGCGAATTACTGGGATTGGTCTCATTGAGAGTATTGTGGATGTGTTCCTTGAAACCCAGTATAAGCCAACAGCAGAACGCGATGCCTTGATTGCCAAAATAGATGCTATTCAGATAGATGAGACTCAAATTGGGGATGAAAACCTGTTTGACGAGTACCTAGAAAAATGGGATAACGGCGGATATCCAGACGAGTAA
- the lacA gene encoding galactose-6-phosphate isomerase subunit LacA, translated as MKVAIGADQAGFVLKEHLKAFIIQLGFEVIDQTPTDELDFVDAASLVAKAVQSGTVNRGIAIDEYGAGSFMVAAKHKGIVCAEVSDEHSAQMTRDHNNSSMITIGSGLIGNRLAEKIVQAFLEAEYSGGRHQIRVDMLNRMC; from the coding sequence ATGAAAGTTGCGATTGGAGCAGACCAAGCTGGTTTTGTGTTAAAAGAACATTTAAAAGCTTTTATCATCCAACTAGGATTTGAAGTTATCGACCAGACACCGACTGATGAGCTGGACTTTGTCGATGCAGCCAGTCTCGTTGCAAAAGCAGTTCAGTCTGGGACAGTAAATCGGGGTATTGCGATTGATGAATACGGTGCAGGTTCTTTCATGGTAGCAGCCAAGCACAAAGGCATCGTATGTGCAGAGGTATCAGATGAACACTCAGCTCAAATGACTCGTGACCATAATAACTCCTCCATGATTACGATTGGCTCCGGTTTGATTGGAAATCGATTGGCAGAAAAGATCGTTCAAGCCTTTTTGGAAGCAGAGTATTCTGGTGGACGACACCAAATTCGCGTCGATATGTTAAACAGAATGTGCTAA